In Sphingomonas sp. SUN019, one genomic interval encodes:
- a CDS encoding helix-turn-helix transcriptional regulator, with protein MPRFTHPRLEDVPLDLALHALADPNRLGMVARLAATARLSCTDAAPCETIPKSTLSNHLKLLRSAGLIETTQAGREMINTLRRVDFDRRFPGLLDAVLANRPA; from the coding sequence ATGCCCCGCTTCACCCATCCCCGGCTGGAGGACGTGCCGCTCGACCTGGCGCTCCACGCGCTCGCCGATCCTAACCGGCTGGGCATGGTTGCGCGGCTGGCCGCGACCGCGCGGCTGAGCTGCACCGATGCGGCGCCGTGCGAGACGATTCCGAAGAGTACGCTGTCGAACCACCTCAAGCTGCTGCGGTCTGCGGGGTTGATCGAGACGACGCAGGCCGGGCGCGAGATGATCAACACGCTGCGCCGCGTCGACTTCGACCGGCGCTTTCCCGGCCTGCTCGACGCGGTGCTCGCCAACCGGCCTGCCTGA
- a CDS encoding aldo/keto reductase family oxidoreductase, which translates to MTMTMTIDHAGTYSFAGRTVKRLGYGAMQLAGPGVFGPPHDYDQALAVLRAAVEAGVDHIDTSDFYGPHVTNRLIREALSPYCDDLLIVTKIGARRGEDASWLPAFAPDELARAVEDNLKNLGLEALDVVNLRLMFDVHGPTEGSLAAPLKALADLQRQGLVRHIGLSNVTPTQFEEARDIAQIACVQNQYNLAHRDDDAFIDALAAEGVAYVPFFPLGGFSPLQSAALSDVAAQLEATPMQVALAWLLQRSPNILLIPGTSSVAHLRENLAAASLTLPKDAVAELDAIGR; encoded by the coding sequence ATGACGATGACGATGACGATCGATCATGCAGGCACCTATTCCTTCGCGGGACGCACCGTAAAGCGGCTCGGCTATGGCGCGATGCAGCTCGCGGGGCCGGGCGTATTCGGCCCGCCGCACGACTACGATCAGGCGCTCGCCGTCCTCCGCGCCGCCGTGGAGGCTGGCGTCGATCATATCGACACCAGCGACTTCTACGGCCCGCACGTCACCAACCGTCTGATCCGCGAGGCGCTGTCCCCATATTGCGACGACCTTCTGATCGTCACCAAGATCGGCGCGCGGCGCGGCGAGGATGCTTCGTGGCTGCCCGCGTTCGCACCGGACGAACTGGCGCGCGCCGTCGAAGACAATCTGAAGAACCTGGGCCTGGAGGCGCTCGACGTCGTCAACCTGCGGCTGATGTTCGACGTCCACGGCCCGACGGAAGGATCGCTCGCCGCACCGCTCAAGGCGCTTGCTGACCTGCAGCGGCAGGGGCTGGTGCGCCACATCGGTCTCAGCAACGTGACGCCGACGCAATTCGAGGAAGCCCGCGACATCGCCCAGATCGCGTGCGTCCAGAACCAGTACAACCTCGCTCATCGCGACGACGACGCCTTCATCGACGCGCTGGCGGCGGAGGGCGTCGCCTACGTCCCATTCTTCCCGCTCGGGGGCTTCAGCCCGCTGCAATCGGCGGCGCTGTCGGACGTGGCGGCGCAGCTTGAGGCAACGCCGATGCAGGTGGCGCTCGCCTGGCTGCTCCAGCGATCGCCCAATATCTTGCTGATCCCCGGCACCTCGTCGGTGGCCCACCTCCGCGAGAACCTCGCCGCGGCATCGCTGACGCTGCCGAAGGACGCCGTAGCCGAACTCGACGCGATCGGCCGATAA
- a CDS encoding LysR family transcriptional regulator, translated as MKADLADLNAFLAVARARGFRDAARVVGSSASTLSEAVRRLEARLGVRLLHRTTRSVVPTEAGTRLIERLAPALGEVEAALDVVNLFRDRPAGTLRLNVPVSTARLVLPTILPGFLAAYPDIQVEIVAEDGFVDMVASGCDAGIRYDERLEQDMIAVPIGPRVQRFATAAAPAYLDARGRPTHPRDLLDHACLRGRFTSGALTSPWEFERDGEVVRIEPQGPLIASVAGAADLLVDVAIAGGGIVSLFEDWLRPALGCGALEAVLPDWWQSFSGPFLYYSGRRLVPPPLRAFLDFTRS; from the coding sequence ATGAAGGCCGACCTCGCCGATCTCAACGCCTTCCTCGCGGTCGCGCGGGCGCGCGGCTTTCGCGACGCGGCGCGCGTGGTGGGATCCAGCGCCTCGACCCTCAGCGAGGCGGTGAGGCGGCTGGAAGCGCGGCTGGGCGTGCGCCTACTCCACCGCACCACTCGCAGCGTCGTGCCGACCGAAGCGGGAACGCGGTTGATCGAGCGGCTGGCGCCGGCACTCGGCGAGGTGGAGGCAGCGCTCGACGTCGTGAACCTGTTCCGCGACCGTCCTGCGGGCACTCTGCGGCTCAATGTACCTGTCAGCACGGCGCGACTAGTGCTGCCGACGATCCTGCCGGGCTTCCTCGCCGCCTATCCTGACATCCAGGTCGAGATCGTCGCTGAGGACGGCTTCGTCGACATGGTGGCGTCGGGCTGCGATGCCGGTATCCGCTACGACGAGCGGCTGGAGCAGGACATGATCGCCGTGCCGATCGGCCCGCGCGTCCAGCGGTTCGCGACGGCGGCGGCACCCGCGTATCTGGACGCACGAGGCCGACCCACCCACCCGCGCGACCTTCTGGACCATGCGTGCCTGCGCGGTCGGTTCACCAGCGGCGCGCTGACCAGCCCGTGGGAGTTCGAGCGCGACGGCGAGGTCGTGCGGATCGAGCCGCAGGGGCCGCTGATCGCCAGCGTCGCCGGGGCCGCGGACCTGCTGGTCGACGTAGCGATCGCGGGCGGCGGGATCGTTTCGCTGTTTGAGGACTGGCTGAGGCCGGCGCTCGGCTGCGGCGCGCTGGAAGCGGTGCTGCCGGACTGGTGGCAATCCTTCTCCGGCCCCTTCCTCTACTATTCGGGACGCCGCCTCGTTCCGCCGCCGCTGCGCGCCTTTCTTGACTTTACCCGCAGCTAG
- a CDS encoding DUF1801 domain-containing protein translates to MAERSAPADVAAMDARIAGVGDWRGETLARMRALIREALPDVVETMKWKKPSNPAGVPVWERAGGGILCTGDAFKDKVKFTFGRGAMLSDPDGVFNAGLNGNAMRAIDLRKGETVDPDAFRELVQVAAADQAAQRQKR, encoded by the coding sequence ATGGCGGAGCGATCGGCACCAGCGGACGTGGCGGCGATGGACGCGCGGATCGCCGGCGTAGGTGATTGGCGCGGTGAGACGCTGGCGCGGATGCGTGCGTTGATTCGAGAGGCGCTGCCGGACGTAGTTGAAACGATGAAGTGGAAGAAGCCGTCCAACCCGGCCGGCGTTCCGGTATGGGAACGTGCGGGAGGCGGTATTCTCTGCACCGGCGACGCTTTCAAAGACAAGGTCAAGTTCACCTTCGGCCGTGGCGCCATGCTGTCCGATCCAGATGGCGTATTCAATGCTGGCTTGAACGGGAACGCCATGCGCGCGATCGATTTGCGGAAGGGAGAGACGGTTGACCCCGACGCATTCCGGGAGCTGGTACAGGTGGCAGCGGCCGACCAAGCGGCACAGCGCCAGAAGCGCTAG
- a CDS encoding DUF3253 domain-containing protein, translating into MEASETILALLADRAAEATICPSEVARSLATMASGKSSAGGVAQHDAGGSCRS; encoded by the coding sequence ATGGAAGCGAGCGAGACCATACTGGCGCTACTCGCCGACCGCGCCGCCGAGGCAACGATCTGTCCGAGCGAGGTAGCTCGGTCATTGGCTACCATGGCTAGCGGGAAGTCATCGGCCGGGGGGGTGGCGCAACACGATGCCGGCGGTTCATGCCGCAGTTGA
- a CDS encoding S8 family serine peptidase, translated as MEALDLVGLRNLMRRGVGSPVVKIGLIDGPVHQGHPDLADAQLRELSGPTGMICAPGSGAACLHGTFIASILCAKRGSVAPAICPGCTVLTRPIFATSPSSGNNAAAGTLLDLSLAIITCVDAGARVLNLSASFDRSSVEGENALRDALDFAVRHDVIVVAAAGNRMTLGSTALTRHLGVIPVVACDKNGLPTIESNFGNSVGRRGLRAPGEGVLGLGVEKSAIELQGTSVAVPFVVGTIALLWSEFPMATATEIRSALLGVPHARRSSVVPPLLDASAAYRRLSATFLEGRTA; from the coding sequence ATGGAAGCACTCGATCTGGTCGGGCTGCGCAATCTCATGCGGCGCGGTGTGGGAAGCCCGGTTGTCAAGATCGGGCTGATTGATGGACCCGTACATCAAGGGCATCCCGATCTTGCCGACGCTCAGCTAAGAGAATTGTCCGGTCCGACGGGGATGATTTGTGCACCGGGGAGCGGTGCGGCCTGTCTGCACGGAACCTTCATCGCCAGCATTTTATGCGCAAAGCGTGGATCGGTCGCGCCCGCAATTTGTCCGGGATGCACCGTCCTGACGCGACCGATATTCGCAACGTCACCAAGCAGCGGCAACAATGCGGCCGCTGGGACGCTGCTTGATCTCTCATTAGCGATCATCACTTGCGTCGATGCCGGTGCTCGCGTGCTGAATTTGAGCGCCAGCTTTGACAGGTCTTCCGTCGAGGGGGAGAATGCGTTGCGCGATGCGCTCGACTTCGCGGTCCGTCATGACGTGATCGTGGTCGCCGCCGCCGGCAATCGAATGACATTGGGCAGTACGGCTTTGACGCGCCATCTAGGCGTCATCCCTGTAGTCGCATGCGACAAGAACGGCCTTCCGACAATCGAGTCGAACTTTGGAAATTCGGTCGGCCGGAGAGGTTTGCGGGCACCGGGCGAAGGCGTCCTCGGTCTTGGGGTTGAGAAGTCCGCTATTGAGCTTCAAGGGACGAGCGTGGCGGTTCCATTCGTCGTCGGAACCATTGCATTGCTGTGGTCCGAATTCCCGATGGCGACTGCGACCGAAATCCGATCAGCTCTGCTCGGCGTGCCCCATGCACGGCGCTCTTCAGTCGTCCCCCCCTTACTCGACGCCTCGGCCGCATATCGCCGTCTGTCGGCGACTTTTTTGGAAGGGCGGACGGCATGA
- a CDS encoding serine/threonine-protein kinase — translation MADYVSDLKLGAKLGNGAFGEVYIGEDPAHGEVAIKVIKRELYHDDARWAEYKAGCSNEARNLAKATHRNVVQVHYVAEAPGGDSIVICMAFCPGGSLQSAFENGPMTLSAVRKVGNDVLMGLSAMHTRGMVHRDIKPANILLNGKGEAQISDFGLVTDDLVLGYASQAGYSDHIAYEVWNGKGTSAKSDVWALGMTLCRLLHGQVWYEEGPDPRDIVRHGGFAETLRWLPHIPKAWRRAIRKMLNDDDTARYQNAAQALKALANVPTLPLWETTVAKDLIRWEQIKGKRRIVAEWKRLSPRKHEWQAWSEPTGAGQNKTLANSGGVESRADAVRGLEAFFGV, via the coding sequence ATGGCAGACTACGTTTCCGACCTGAAGCTGGGAGCGAAGCTAGGCAACGGGGCCTTTGGCGAGGTATACATTGGCGAAGACCCGGCGCACGGCGAAGTCGCGATCAAGGTCATCAAGAGAGAGCTGTACCACGATGACGCTCGATGGGCTGAATACAAGGCGGGATGCTCTAACGAGGCACGCAACTTAGCCAAGGCCACCCATCGTAACGTCGTTCAGGTCCATTATGTAGCTGAAGCCCCGGGCGGGGACAGCATCGTCATCTGCATGGCCTTTTGCCCGGGCGGGTCGCTGCAATCGGCCTTCGAGAACGGGCCAATGACCCTCTCGGCCGTGCGCAAGGTCGGCAATGACGTCCTGATGGGCCTTAGCGCCATGCATACACGCGGGATGGTCCACCGCGACATCAAGCCCGCCAACATCCTGCTGAACGGCAAAGGCGAGGCCCAGATCAGCGACTTTGGCCTCGTAACCGACGATCTTGTGCTCGGCTACGCCTCGCAGGCGGGGTATAGCGACCACATCGCCTACGAGGTGTGGAACGGTAAGGGGACCAGCGCCAAGTCGGACGTATGGGCGTTGGGCATGACGCTATGCCGGCTGCTGCACGGGCAGGTCTGGTACGAAGAGGGACCGGACCCCCGAGACATTGTCAGGCATGGCGGGTTTGCGGAGACGCTGCGATGGCTTCCGCACATTCCAAAGGCTTGGCGCCGCGCTATCCGCAAGATGCTCAACGATGACGATACGGCCCGCTACCAAAACGCAGCCCAAGCACTAAAGGCGCTCGCTAACGTCCCGACGCTGCCGTTGTGGGAGACGACGGTAGCGAAGGACTTGATCCGTTGGGAGCAGATTAAGGGCAAGCGCCGGATTGTGGCTGAGTGGAAGCGACTGTCTCCCCGCAAACATGAGTGGCAGGCCTGGAGTGAGCCGACCGGGGCAGGCCAGAACAAGACGCTGGCCAATTCGGGCGGAGTGGAGAGCCGCGCAGATGCGGTGAGGGGGCTGGAGGCGTTCTTCGGTGTCTAG